From one Drosophila subpulchrella strain 33 F10 #4 breed RU33 chromosome 3L, RU_Dsub_v1.1 Primary Assembly, whole genome shotgun sequence genomic stretch:
- the LOC119555064 gene encoding hydroxyacylglutathione hydrolase, mitochondrial isoform X1, translated as MFAGAWRSVATTVETQLTATYFRGSSGSLRLLRIPQADSPGFGAMRRRFLAVPVRPSLVNLQKLRKVGLRGMHSTLEDVKLEGMEIKILPALQDNYMYLIVDTKTREAAVVDPVEPELVIKTVQEEQLTLSKVLTTHHHWDHAGGNEKLVKLWDGKQLDVYGGDDRIGALSQKVQQDDTITIGSLNVKCLSTPCHTTGHICYHVTAQDGSGGEGAVFTGDTLFQGGCGRFFEGTPEEMYEALCTKLSALPDGTKVFCGHEYTLQNMSFARHVEPDNEVIQQRIEWAKHRRASQDPTVPSTIGEEKSWNPFMRVHEATVQKHAGGATDPIVTMGKLRKEKDNFKA; from the exons ATGTTCGCCGGAGCCTGGCGCAGCGTGGCCACCACAGTGGAGACCCAATTGACCGCCACCTACTTCAGAGGTTCGTCCGGCAGTCTGCGATTGCTGCGGATTCCTCAAGCGGATTCCCCTGGTTTTGGAGCAATGCGAAGACGATTTCTGGCTGTGCCCGTCCGTCCAAGTCTCGTCAACC TGCAAAAACTGCGCAAAGTCGGACTGAGAGGCATGCATAGCACATTGGAGGACGTGAAGCTGGAGGGCATGGAGATCAAGATCCTGCCGGCCCTGCAGGACAACTATATGTATCTGATTGTGGACACAAAGACGCGCGAGGCGGCCGTCGTGGATCCCGTGGAGCCGGAACTGGTCATCAAGACGGTGCAGGAGGAGCAGCTGACCCTCAGCAAGGTGCTGACCACCCACCATCACTGGGACCATGCCGGCGGCAATGAGAAGTTGGTCAAGCTGTGGGATGGCAAGCAGCTGGACGTGTATGGCGGCGATGACAGGATTGGCGCCTTGAGCCAGAAGGTCCAGCAGGATGATACCATCACCATTGGCAGCCTCAATGTCAAGTGTCTGTCCACGCCGTGCCACACCACCGGGCACATTTGCTACCATGTCACAGCGCAGGACGGCAGTGGCGGTGAGGGAGCCGTCTTCACCGGTGACACTCTTTTCCAGGGCGGATGCGGACGCTTCTTTGAGGGCACTCCCGAGGAAATGTACGAGGCCCTCTGCACCAAGCTCTCCGCCCTGCCCGATGGCACAAAGGTGTTCTGCGGCCACGAGTACACGCTGCAGAACATGAGCTTCGCCCGGCACGTGGAGCCGGACAACGAGGTCATCCAGCAGAGGATCGAGTGGGCCAAGCACCGACGCGCCTCGCAGGATCCCACTGTTCCCTCGACCATTGGCGAGGAGAAGTCCTGGAATCCCTTCATGCGCGTCCACGAGGCCACGGTGCAAAAGCACGCCGGCGGAGCCACCGATCCCATCGTCACCATGGGCAAGCTGCGCAAGGAGAAGGATAACTTCAAGGCCTAA
- the LOC119555064 gene encoding hydroxyacylglutathione hydrolase, mitochondrial isoform X2: MFAGAWRSVATTVETQLTATYFRVQKLRKVGLRGMHSTLEDVKLEGMEIKILPALQDNYMYLIVDTKTREAAVVDPVEPELVIKTVQEEQLTLSKVLTTHHHWDHAGGNEKLVKLWDGKQLDVYGGDDRIGALSQKVQQDDTITIGSLNVKCLSTPCHTTGHICYHVTAQDGSGGEGAVFTGDTLFQGGCGRFFEGTPEEMYEALCTKLSALPDGTKVFCGHEYTLQNMSFARHVEPDNEVIQQRIEWAKHRRASQDPTVPSTIGEEKSWNPFMRVHEATVQKHAGGATDPIVTMGKLRKEKDNFKA; this comes from the exons ATGTTCGCCGGAGCCTGGCGCAGCGTGGCCACCACAGTGGAGACCCAATTGACCGCCACCTACTTCAGAG TGCAAAAACTGCGCAAAGTCGGACTGAGAGGCATGCATAGCACATTGGAGGACGTGAAGCTGGAGGGCATGGAGATCAAGATCCTGCCGGCCCTGCAGGACAACTATATGTATCTGATTGTGGACACAAAGACGCGCGAGGCGGCCGTCGTGGATCCCGTGGAGCCGGAACTGGTCATCAAGACGGTGCAGGAGGAGCAGCTGACCCTCAGCAAGGTGCTGACCACCCACCATCACTGGGACCATGCCGGCGGCAATGAGAAGTTGGTCAAGCTGTGGGATGGCAAGCAGCTGGACGTGTATGGCGGCGATGACAGGATTGGCGCCTTGAGCCAGAAGGTCCAGCAGGATGATACCATCACCATTGGCAGCCTCAATGTCAAGTGTCTGTCCACGCCGTGCCACACCACCGGGCACATTTGCTACCATGTCACAGCGCAGGACGGCAGTGGCGGTGAGGGAGCCGTCTTCACCGGTGACACTCTTTTCCAGGGCGGATGCGGACGCTTCTTTGAGGGCACTCCCGAGGAAATGTACGAGGCCCTCTGCACCAAGCTCTCCGCCCTGCCCGATGGCACAAAGGTGTTCTGCGGCCACGAGTACACGCTGCAGAACATGAGCTTCGCCCGGCACGTGGAGCCGGACAACGAGGTCATCCAGCAGAGGATCGAGTGGGCCAAGCACCGACGCGCCTCGCAGGATCCCACTGTTCCCTCGACCATTGGCGAGGAGAAGTCCTGGAATCCCTTCATGCGCGTCCACGAGGCCACGGTGCAAAAGCACGCCGGCGGAGCCACCGATCCCATCGTCACCATGGGCAAGCTGCGCAAGGAGAAGGATAACTTCAAGGCCTAA
- the LOC119555064 gene encoding hydroxyacylglutathione hydrolase, mitochondrial isoform X3, with amino-acid sequence MHSTLEDVKLEGMEIKILPALQDNYMYLIVDTKTREAAVVDPVEPELVIKTVQEEQLTLSKVLTTHHHWDHAGGNEKLVKLWDGKQLDVYGGDDRIGALSQKVQQDDTITIGSLNVKCLSTPCHTTGHICYHVTAQDGSGGEGAVFTGDTLFQGGCGRFFEGTPEEMYEALCTKLSALPDGTKVFCGHEYTLQNMSFARHVEPDNEVIQQRIEWAKHRRASQDPTVPSTIGEEKSWNPFMRVHEATVQKHAGGATDPIVTMGKLRKEKDNFKA; translated from the coding sequence ATGCATAGCACATTGGAGGACGTGAAGCTGGAGGGCATGGAGATCAAGATCCTGCCGGCCCTGCAGGACAACTATATGTATCTGATTGTGGACACAAAGACGCGCGAGGCGGCCGTCGTGGATCCCGTGGAGCCGGAACTGGTCATCAAGACGGTGCAGGAGGAGCAGCTGACCCTCAGCAAGGTGCTGACCACCCACCATCACTGGGACCATGCCGGCGGCAATGAGAAGTTGGTCAAGCTGTGGGATGGCAAGCAGCTGGACGTGTATGGCGGCGATGACAGGATTGGCGCCTTGAGCCAGAAGGTCCAGCAGGATGATACCATCACCATTGGCAGCCTCAATGTCAAGTGTCTGTCCACGCCGTGCCACACCACCGGGCACATTTGCTACCATGTCACAGCGCAGGACGGCAGTGGCGGTGAGGGAGCCGTCTTCACCGGTGACACTCTTTTCCAGGGCGGATGCGGACGCTTCTTTGAGGGCACTCCCGAGGAAATGTACGAGGCCCTCTGCACCAAGCTCTCCGCCCTGCCCGATGGCACAAAGGTGTTCTGCGGCCACGAGTACACGCTGCAGAACATGAGCTTCGCCCGGCACGTGGAGCCGGACAACGAGGTCATCCAGCAGAGGATCGAGTGGGCCAAGCACCGACGCGCCTCGCAGGATCCCACTGTTCCCTCGACCATTGGCGAGGAGAAGTCCTGGAATCCCTTCATGCGCGTCCACGAGGCCACGGTGCAAAAGCACGCCGGCGGAGCCACCGATCCCATCGTCACCATGGGCAAGCTGCGCAAGGAGAAGGATAACTTCAAGGCCTAA
- the LOC119552923 gene encoding uncharacterized protein LOC119552923, translated as MGFQTKNKFNSAMNANKRRSSLRKAAPVEDDATTTNQATVKQQIKRRISFSGKKFVREFVNTKETNNWDDSYEVSEHNAEDSTGSRSVAGSGPLSSVSQDKENVPLPGHHERSVTDSILNLQTSVDVTMLPGETRISSLRNASNITSICLSSEERKVLQSSLYDHRAMDKTYDLMSQSLITRIQSQTSNLEDPSFEQPPIERGKSVNTPVAKGISDSFMDITPLGFAVPAPAPAPAVSASTAVPAPTPVAAPAPPPPAQQSFMDLEDDSMMREMREFTKKEKKTPLQKPLFMDIEEAARETKNKTQHGPVDISFDCPLNVSENRDRSPSNSFESNNSTINFIKDESMLIPFDMISGKNISKKLNFRQLNDELEAGKIQLFPNGPKTPTTDRKTTKNRFWQGLEGEDNSPRKDIRSIKPRATLNFSENMMMSPAPTSPNRKENDKLKVMDDKRKYRFSQADEMMLDNTNFLAHAKLGDETQSRNNSKNSTRRETTYDNSELNLEYPINSQSFHPIPSSKPRQTVCKAEEMQQDQLELPAISGVKAVPPRRTLHLNESMDQEATKSMHLRKEIAVTTEKTVYEKSTISQENARKGTVWACTKTKRRETLLMQESMDITSPCKDLHLEPTSAPAVNVQSKKNHTLYLAEPLEEEEVKGSEIFPLTNISPNEIKSKPRQTMLLEEPMDEGSDMIDPPVFNSKRKTLHLAEPLEEEEVIPDRLLPTKTFPHQEKKSKARQTLLLEEPMEEEMFNKKNEPEDKIFPVKNILSNQGKKSNARQTLLLEEPMEEDPFLEDPFAAKSRQTLTSSEPIGEDKCIPQLKNKSIVLRKTFDKSTAPQRQKSRHTLIMSEPIEEEQVASIQCREQSRLKSRSTLLLHEPVEQDFAPEKDDNSVGQHRPKPRHTLIMSEPIEEDVEQPRPESFSVFMDSHTDNKVPTNKANSPTYKASRTLLMSDPIDEDVTELKSKGQTKEPLSEVGHKNTTSNRSLRSRSTLQMSESIGDAHKSIAHKNDHSHYKSRNTKLMEESFGEMTIKSDSRPSKSRQTILTAESIEEDEEIYKSMDNNNKPSKLMSNRTKFMEESIMEIESEKPVKSSKPRQTLHVAEPIEEDEEIYKSMANNNEPFKLMSNRTKFMEESIMEIESEKPVKSSKPRQTLHVAEPIGEDEEINKSMPNNNEPCRLMSNRTKFMEESTTEIESKKPVQPSKPRQTLLVAEPIEEDEEIHKKPKNHMVSHFVEESMQEMRTKVNGQTRRQTLINAEPIEEDLELPNPMQNAMEQSLQESRLTDQSSKNRSSKSRLTLVMAEPIEEDSEPVKPRNHYKSQHHPKPRNTLLTHEPIQEDFVAGTGENSLGPQTSKHRKTLLMAEPIEEDTSFYNKSKSNNNSGYNLQKKNTSHSRGYTSSKSRQTLLIPEPIEEDDISCGNYQETKNVTGITLPSAESDKASVPPPLDVNSKHFSGDENFKCIDESRKTRNTLVRAQSIEIEKDAIPTAQASKRHTLLLSEPMDEDEEVPGQNYPTNEKQLPEKPKKGVLNGLKETVFGNSLEREEGAVPSKAKALQTMLITPVPNTRILSRISQFTTYTPGMSLTEFEDQEEISKIPVSEKKLVTSQRKQFSTYQQQQMELVADASGIGTPLRHAALKRLPFHLTPNLPESKKRHTHLLTDSNMEITMEEEQEGAWGTTKPMLEAGTSKCRRTFTVNPMDASVQAVRDFHPAMTELNKKSSLDMLELSTKLVYNTDLDDKPITISDVTNYFQQQKEMQRRSSERESGSSNERTFRSYAATNLKFINLTGNTTTFAGAQDVDGEQKEPSIEIDNVRLSLVSTLAEETDDEGVEEEEECQEEHPPKTELCEDQPVVIAGSSRSCKKCTNCNQSLSETKLSNDSFVLPHKKLWDFSRQQQRLSIIRQKPTMKEVNLYWELEEQNRMSRCHETDDSMDQSRVEDEPTPWDKATLLDLCKIRVGPPKAIDRPTESFFERLKCLLAEQQPNWICDFQRKISQQMIFYHRLLTTFRIVVNYKIEDMAGESAISVCFIELDNEVITRKEHWTSGEHLLNFQLSLRLPLNLIDAIEGSDETAFLKFLKHIDQKVVEIKQTFHSLLTVLTEKRARLLREANRTIVKKIVRKCIEDEPLVRLEKTSFVIEVSNIEEVSFMDILRPELHLFNENIQYLPKGIAFLEAFLTNPEQYLKK; from the exons ATGGGATttcaaactaaaaacaaatttaacaGCGCCATGAATGCAAACAAACGCCGAAGTTCC TTGCGCAAGGCGGCGCCTGTGGAAGATGATGCCACAACAACAAATCAAGCGACGGTCAAACAACAAATCAAGCGACGCATCAGTTTCAGTGGCAAGAAGTTCGTGAG GGAATTTGTCAACACCAAGGAGACCAACAACTGGGACGACTCGTACGAGGTGTCCGAACACAATGCGGAGGACAGCACGGGATCCAGATCCGTAGCAGGATCAGGACCACTATCGAGCGTTTCACAAGACAAGGAGAACGTTCCTTTGCCAGGCCATCATGAACGAAGCGTCACCGACTCCATCCTTAATCTGCAGACCAGCGTGGATGTCACCATGCTGCCCGGCGAGACGAGGATCTCATCATTGCGGAACGCCAGCAACATCACCTCCATCTGTCTGTCCTCCGAGGAGCGAAAGGTGCTGCAGAGCAGCCTCTACGATCACCGGGCGATGGACAAGACCTACGATCTGATGTCGCAATCGCTGATTACCCGCATCCAAAGCCAAACCAGCAATTTAGAGGATCCCTCGTTCGAACAGCCACCAATCGAAAGGGGAAAAAGTGTGAATACCCCGGTAGCCAAGGGCATAAGCGACTCCTTTATGGACATCACGCCATTGGGATTCGCTGTTCCGGCTCCTGCACCCGCTCCCGCTGTTTCTGCTTCCACAGCTGTTCCTGCTCCTACTCCTGTTGccgctcctgctcctcctcctccagccCAACAGAGTTTCATGGATCTGGAAGACGACAGCATGATGCGGGAAATGCGCGAGTTTACCAAGAAGGAGAAGAAGACTCCGCTGCAGAAACCGCTTTTCATGGATATAGAGGAGGCGGCAAGGGAGACCAAGAATAAAACCCAACATGGACCAGTTGATATATCCTTCGATTGCCCTTTAAATG TTTCCGAGAACCGGGATCGCTCGCCGTCGAACTCCTTTGAGAGCAACAATAGCACCATCAACTTCATCAAGGATGAGTCCATGCTCATACCATTCGACATGATCTCGGGGAAAAACATTAGCAAGAAACTCAATTTTCGCCAACTGAACGATGAGCTGGAGGCGGGAAAAATCCAGTTGTTTCCAAATGGTCCAAAAACGCCCACAACAGATCGGAAGACAACGAAAAATCGTTTTTGGCAAGGTCTGGAAGGGGAAGATAATAGTCCGCGGAAGGATATAAGAAGCATAAAGCCACGGGCAACATTGAATTTCAGCGAGAATATGATGATGTCGCCGGCGCCAACAAGTCCAAATCGAAAGGAGAATGATAAACTAAAGGTGATGGATGATAAGCGGAAATATCGATTCTCCCAGGCGGATGAGATGATGCTGGACAACACAAATTTCTTGGCTCATGCGAAATTGGGCGATGAGACTCAGTCGAGAAATAACTCCAAGAACTCTACGAGACGGGAGACAACCTATGACAATTCCGAGTTGAATTTAGAATACCCCATAAACAGTCAGAGCTTCCATCCAATTCCGAGCTCCAAGCCTCGACAGACTGTTTGCAAGGCTGAGGAAATGCAGCAGGATCAGTTAGAGTTGCCTGCTATTTCGGGTGTGAAAGCCGTTCCCCCACGTCGCACTTTACATCTCAATGAATCCATGGATCAGGAAGCCACCAAGTCTATGCATCTGAGGAAAGAGATTGCGGTGACCACGGAGAAGACTGTCTATGAAAAATCTACAATTAGTCAGGAGAACGCTAGGAAGGGCACCGTTTGGGCTTGTACTAAAACCAAGCGCAGGGAGACCCTTTTGATGCAGGAAAGCATGGACATCACCAGTCCTTGCAAGGATCTACATTTGGAACCCACATCTGCTCCTGCCGTTAATGTCCAATCCAAAAAGAATCACACTCTTTACTTAGCAGAGCCTTTGGAAGAAGAGGAAGTCAAAGGAAGCGAAATATTTCCTCTAACAAATATTTCCCCCAATGAAATCAAATCCAAGCCGAGACAAACTATGTTATTAGAGGAACCCATGGATGAGGGTAGTGATATGATAGATCCACCTGTTTTTAATTCGAAAAGAAAAACACTTCACTTGGCGGAACCTCTGGAAGAGGAGGAAGTCATCCCAGACAGGCTTTTACCTACGAAAACCTTTCCGCATCAAGAAAAGAAATCCAAAGCCAGGCAAACTCTACTGTTAGAGGAACCCATGGAAGAAGAAatgttcaataaaaaaaatgagcCAGAAGATAAAATATTCCCAGTTAAGAACATCTTGTCGAATCAAGGAAAGAAATCAAATGCTAGGCAAACTCTTCTGTTAGAGGAACCCATGGAAGAGGATCCGTTCTTAGAAGATCCTTTTGCAGCGAAATCCAGACAAACTCTTACTTCATCAGAACCCATTGGCGAGGATAAGTGCATTCCGCAGCTCAAGAATAAGTCAATAGTATTGCGAAAAACTTTTGATAAATCAACTGCACCGCAGCGACAAAAATCAAGGCACACTCTTATAATGTCTGAGCCCATTGAAGAAGAACAAGTTGCATCCATTCAGTGCCGAGAGCAGTCCCGCTTGAAATCAAGAAGCACTCTTCTTCTCCACGAGCCTGTTGAGCAGGATTTTGCACCCGAAAAGGATGATAATTCAGTTGGGCAGCATAGACCGAAGCCAAGGCATACGCTCATCATGTCAGAACCCATTGAAGAAGATGTAGAACAGCCACGACCTGAATCCTTTAGCGTATTCATGGATAGTCATACTGATAATAAGGTGCCAACTAATAAGGCGAATTCCCCCACTTACAAAGCAAGTCGAACTCTTCTCATGTCAGATCCAATAGATGAAGATGTGACTGAGCTAAAATCTAAGGGTCAAACTAAGGAACCGCTATCCGAAGTGGGACATAAAAACACAACTTCTAATAGGTCCCTAAGATCGAGATCGACTCTTCAAATGTCGGAATCCATAGGAGATGCTCATAAGTCTATCGCTCATAAAAATGACCATTCTCATTATAAGTCAAGAAATACTAAGTTAATGGAAGAATCTTTTGGAGAAATGACAATTAAAAGCGATAGTCGGCCATCCAAATCTCGCCAAACTATCCTTACGGCAGAGTCCATAGAGGAAGATGAGGAAATATATAAGTCTATGGATAACAATAATAAACCGTCTAAGTTAATGTCAAATCGCACGAAGTTTATGGAAGAGTCCATTATGGAAATTGAATCTGAAAAACCCGTCAAGTCATCCAAACCTCGTCAAACTCTTCATGTGGCCGAACCCATAGAGGAAGATGAGGAAATATATAAGTCTATGGCTAACAATAATGAACCGTTTAAGTTAATGTCAAATCGCACGAAGTTTATGGAAGAGTCCATTATGGAAATTGAATCTGAAAAACCCGTCAAGTCATCCAAACCTCGTCAAACTCTTCATGTGGCCGAACCCATAGGGGAAGATGAGGAAATAAATAAGTCGATGCCTAACAATAATGAACCGTGTAGGTTAATGTCAAACCGCACTAAGTTTATGGAAGAATCCACTACGGAAATTGAATCTAAAAAACCTGTCCAGCCATCCAAACCTCGTCAAACTCTCCTTGTGGCCGAACCCATAGAGGAAGATGAGGAAATTCATAAAAAGCCAAAAAATCACATGGTCTCCCATTTTGTCGAGGAATCTATGCAGGAGATGAGAACTAAAGTGAATGGCCAAACGAGGCGTCAGACGCTTATTAATGCTGAACCAATAGAAGAGGACTTGGAGCTCCCTAACCCAATGCAAAATGCTATGGAACAGTCATTGCAAGAATCCAGACTTACTGACCAATCATCTAAGAATCGATCTTCTAAATCAAGACTCACCCTTGTAATGGCGGAGCCCATAGAGGAAGATTCTGAGCCTGTCAAACCAAGAAATCATTATAAGAGCCAACATCACCCGAAGCCAAGAAATACTCTGCTCACCCATGAACCCATTCAGGAAGACTTTGTAGCCGGAACGGGGGAAAATTCCCTAGGGCCGCAGACATCCAAGCACAGAAAGACGCTTCTTATGGCAGAACCCATTGAAGAAGATACTAGTTTCTATAATAAAAGCAAGAGCAATAACAACAGTGGGTAtaatttgcaaaaaaaaaatacgagCCACTCTAGAGGCTATACGTCTTCCAAATCGAGACAAACTTTGCTTATTCCGGAACCCATTGAGGAGGATGATATTTCATGTGGTAACTATCAAGAAACCAAAAATGTGACAGGAATTACGCTGCCCTCGGCAGAATCCGATAAGGCAAGTGTACCCCCTCCACTTGATGTAAATTCAAAGCATTTTTCCGGGGATGAGAATTTCAAATGTATTGATGAATCAAGGAAGACAAGAAATACTCTTGTCCGCGCCCAAtccattgaaattgaaaaggACGCGATTCCTACAGCCCAGGCCTCCAAAAGACATACTTTGCTTTTATCAGAACCCATGGATGAAGATGAGGAAGTACCAGGACAAAATTACCCCACAAATGAGAAACAACTTcctgaaaaaccaaaaaaaggtGTGTTAAATGGTCTCAAGGAAACTGTGTTTGGCAACTCCTTGGAAAGGGAAGAGGGAGCGGTTCCTTCCAAAGCTAAAGCCCTTCAAACCATGCTAATCACCCCCGTGCCCAATACCAGGATATTGTCAAGAATCAGTCAATTCACAACCTACACGCCCGGAATGTCCTTGACTGAGTTCGAGGATCAGGAAGAGATAAGCAAGATACCGGTTTCCGAAAAAAAGCTTGTAACCTCGCAGAGAAAACAATTTTCCACgtatcagcagcagcagatggaaTTGGTGGCGGATGCCTCCGGGATTGGAACTCCATTGCGCCACGCCGCGCTGAAGCGCCTGCCCTTCCATCTCACACCCAATCTTCCAGAGTCCAAGAAACGGCATACACATCTGTTAACGGATAGCAACATGGAAATTACAatggaggaggagcaggaagGTGCCTGGGGGACGACAAAACCAATGTTGGAGGCAGGCACAAGTAAATGCCGCAGGACCTTCACGGTAAATCCAATGGACGCGTCGGTGCAGGCAGTAAGAGATTTTCATCCTGCCATGACTGAGTTGAATAAAAAGAGCTCTCTAGACATGCTGGAGTTGTCAACAAAGTTGGTATATAACACAGATCTGGATGATAAGCCCATAACTATCTCGGATGTGACCAATTACTTTCAGCAGCAGAAAGAGATGCAGCGCAGATCTAGCGAAAGGGAGAGTGGCAGCTCCAACGAAAGAACTTTTAGGAGCTATGCTGCCACGAACTTGAAATTCATCAACCTGACCGGGAACACCACCACCTTTGCAGGCGCTCAGGATGTGGATGGGGAGCAGAAGGAGCCATCCATTGAGATAGACAACGTGCGGCTCAGCCTGGTTTCCACGCTGGCCGAGGAAACGGACGATGAGGgtgtggaggaggaggaggagtgcCAGGAGGAGCATCCACCAAAAACGGAACTGTGTGAGGATCAGCCAGTGGTTATTGCCGGCAGCAGCCGCTCCTGCAAGAAGTGCACAAATTGCAATCAATCCTTAAGCGAAACGAAGCTAAGTAACGACTCCTTCGTCCTGCCTCACAAGAAACTATGGGACTTCTCACGGCAACAACAGCGGTTGAGCATCATTAGGCAGAAACCCACAATGAAGGAGGTCAACCTGTACTGGGAGCTCGAGGAGCAGAACCGCATGTCAAGGTGCCACGAAACAGACGATTCAATGGATCAATCGAGAGTAGAGGACGAGCCAACCCCTTGGGACAAAGCGACGCTTTTGGATCTGTGCAAGAT aCGAGTTGGTCCACCGAAGGCCATAGACAGGCCCACGGAATCCTTCTTTGAACGCCTCAAATGTTTGCTGGCCGAGCAGCAGCCAAACTGGATCTGTGACTTCCAACGCAAGATATCCCAGCAAATGATATTTTACCACCGCCTGCTAACCACGTTTCGAATTGTAGTCAACTACAAAATCGAGGACATGGCGGGAGAGTCTGCCATTAGTGTGTGCTTCATTGAGTTGGACAACGAGGTGATCACTCGAAAGGAACACTGGACATCGGGCGAGCACCTTTTAAACTTTCAACTGAGTCTCAGGTTGCCGCTCAATCTTATTGATGCCATCGAAGGCAGTGATGAGACAGCTTTTCTAAAGTTCCTCAAACATATTGATCAGAAAGTTGTGGAGATCAAGCAAACGTTCCACAGTCTTCTGACCGTTTTAACGGAGAAGAGGGCGAGGCTCCTAAG AGAAGCGAATCGTACGATTGTAAAAAAGATTGTGCGGAAATGCATAGAAGACGAACCGCTTGTGCGTCTGGAGAAGACGAGTTTCGTTATTGAAGTTTCAAATATCGAGGAAGTGTCCTTCATGGACATTCTGCGCCCCGAACTGCATCTTTTCAATGAAAACATTCAGTATCTGCCAAAGGGAATTGCCTTCCTGGAAGCATTTCTTACCAACCCCGAGCAGtaccttaaaaaataa
- the LOC119552924 gene encoding protein ST7 homolog → MWDSSMFLSTLTPKFYVALTGTSSLISGLILIFEWWYFRKYGTSFIEQVSINHISPWINGSDGQSESSNGSGSSSSSGSSSSSNGGAGGGGSGGAGASAGGSATTSTGTQMPECKVWRNPLNLFRGAEYQRFFWATSKEPLTYYDMNLSAQDHQTFFTCEGDARKEEYEIMQTAWRERNPMQRIKSAHSALEINAECAPAYILLAEEEAMTIMEAEKILKTALKVAEINYRKSQATQHQGAIADGMHRRDTNVLIYIKRRLAMCARKLGKLKEAAKMFRDLTKEIPSIMSVLNIHENLIETLLEMQAYADCHAILAKYDDISLPKSATICYTAALLKARAVADKFSPDIASKRGLSPAEMSAVEAIHRAVEFNPHVPKYLLETKRLILPPEHILKRGDSEALAYAFFHLKHWKQVEGALNLLHCTWEGTFRMLPYPLERGHLFYPYPTCTECADRELLPAFHEVSVYPKKELPFFILFTAGLCSITALLALATHQYPEPMGHLAQTVLTWISYPFQLLKERIEAFWPCNLLQQLSRV, encoded by the exons ATGTGGGACTCGTCCATGTTTCTCAGCACTCTGACGCCCAAGTTCTACGTGGCGCTCACAGGGACCTCCAGTCTGATCTCGGGCCTGATCCTAATCTTCGAGTGGTGGTATTTCCGCAAGTACGGCACTTCCTTCATAG AGCAAGTCTCCATCAACCACATTAGTCCCTGGATAAACGGCAGCGATGGCCAGTCGGAGTCTAGCAATGGcagtggcagcagcagcagcagtggctccagcagcagcagtaatGGCGGAGCAGGCGGAGGAGGATCTGGGGGGGCTGGCGCATCGGCCGGTGGCAGTGCCACCACCAGCACGGGCACACAAATGCCCGAGTGCAAGGTCTGGCGGAACCCCCTGAATCTCTTTCGTGGCGCTGAATACCAGAGATTCTTTTGGGCCACCAGCAAGGAACCGTTGACCTACTACGACATGAACTTGAGTGCCCAGGATCATCAGACCTTTTTCACCTGCGAGGGCGATGCTCGCAAGGAGGAGTACGAGATCATGCAGACGGCCTGGCGCGAACGCAATCCCATGCAGCGCATCAAATCGGCACACAGTGCACTGGAAATCAATGCGGAATGTGCGCCAGCCTACATACTGTTGGCCGAGGAGGAGGCCATGACCATTATGGAGGCGGAGAAGATCCTGAAGACAGCTCTGAAAGTGGCCGAGATCAACTACCGCAAGTCGCAGGCAACCCAGCATCAGGGCGCCATAGCGGATGGCATGCATCGGCGGGACACCAATGTGCTGATCTACATCAAgcggcggctggccatgtgCGCCCGCAAGCTGGGCAAGCTGAAGGAGGCGGCCAAGATGTTTCGCGATCTCACCAAGGAGATACCCTCGATCATGAGTGTACTCAACATACACGAGAATCTGATCGAGACTCTGCTGGAGATGCAGGCCTATGCCGATTGCCATGCCATTCTGGCCAAGTACGACGACATCTCGCTGCCCAAATCGGCGACCATCTGCTATACGGCTGCTCTGCTGAAGGCGCGTGCCGTGGCTGACAAGTTCTCGCCGGACATTGCATCCAAGCGGGGCCTTAGTCCGGCGGAAATGAGCGCCGTGGAGGCCATTCATCGGGCGGTGGAGTTCAATCCGCATGTGCCCAAGTATCTGCTGGAGACAAAGCGTCTGATCCTGCCGCCAGAGCACATCTTGAAGCGTGGCGATTCGGAGGCACTGGCCTATGCGTTCTTCCATCTAAAGCACTGGAAGCAGGTGGAGGGGGCCCTCAATCTGCTGCACTGCACCTGGGAGGGCACGTTTCGCATGCTGCCGTATCCGCTGGAGCGCGGCCATCTCTTCTATCCATATCCCACGTGCACCGAGTGCGCGGATCGCGAACTGCTGCCGGCGTTCCACGAGGTGTCCGTTTATCCCAAGAAGGAGCTGCCCTTCTTCATCCTGTTCACGGCGGGACTGTGCTCCATAACCGCCCTTCTGGCCTTGGCCACCCACCAGTATCCGGAGCCGATGGGCCACCTGGCACAGACCGTACTTACCTGGATTTCGTATCCATTTCAGTTGCTCAAGGAGCGCATCGAGGCGTTCTGGCCGTGCAATCTGCTGCAGCAGTTGTCGCGCGTCTAA